In the genome of Paenibacillus sp. FSL R5-0766, one region contains:
- a CDS encoding sugar ABC transporter permease, which translates to MNALRSRRFIMLGLAPAVIIYALFVFVPVVWSAYYGFFNWSGIGASKYIGMDNYVEIWHDPVFWRALKNNVIFVLASVFGQIPLALMLAVILHKSNPLQRFLRSAVFLPMVLSTVVIGMIWQYIYHPQIGILNFLLDALGLESWKLQWLSDDKIAIFSLVPPLLWSFVGLYLIIFISALQNIPGEIHDAAKIDGASGIRKLVSVSLPIIWGTVQVAIILCISGSLKSFDLVYIMTKGGPAHATELLATYMYNSTFTTYRYGFGSAISTTIVLISLLLIGTSQWLTSRKRKENQ; encoded by the coding sequence ATGAACGCACTGCGAAGTCGGCGTTTTATTATGCTGGGGCTGGCCCCGGCAGTCATCATTTATGCATTGTTTGTATTTGTACCGGTCGTATGGTCGGCATACTACGGTTTCTTCAACTGGTCCGGCATCGGCGCATCCAAATATATTGGTATGGATAATTACGTAGAGATCTGGCATGATCCTGTATTTTGGCGGGCACTGAAAAATAACGTTATCTTTGTGTTGGCATCGGTCTTTGGACAAATTCCGTTAGCGCTGATGTTGGCGGTCATCTTACACAAAAGCAATCCATTACAGCGGTTTCTGCGCTCAGCCGTATTTCTGCCGATGGTGTTATCCACTGTCGTTATCGGTATGATCTGGCAGTATATCTATCATCCGCAGATCGGGATATTGAATTTTCTGCTGGACGCTCTGGGGCTGGAAAGTTGGAAGCTGCAATGGCTTTCCGATGACAAGATTGCCATTTTCTCTTTGGTACCGCCGCTGCTCTGGAGCTTTGTTGGGTTGTATCTAATTATCTTCATCTCGGCGTTGCAGAATATTCCAGGCGAGATTCATGATGCTGCCAAAATAGACGGTGCTTCAGGAATCCGGAAGCTGGTATCGGTCTCTTTGCCCATAATCTGGGGTACGGTTCAGGTTGCAATCATTCTATGTATTTCGGGTAGTCTGAAATCATTCGATCTGGTTTACATCATGACCAAGGGTGGTCCGGCACATGCGACGGAACTGCTTGCAACGTATATGTACAATTCAACCTTTACAACATACCGATATGGTTTTGGTAGTGCGATCTCAACAACCATCGTACTGATCTCGCTGCTGCTGATCGGAACAAGCCAGTGGCTAACCAGTCGCAAACGAAAAGAGAATCAATAG
- a CDS encoding carbohydrate ABC transporter permease has protein sequence MPSPRSSSGHPIRRLRSGIVWTLLTVYGILTLYPFYWLVISAFKTNEDFYSRPFGLPENWNVANFSNAWESSRLGTAFGNSLIVSVGSLILTLFIAALASFILARFQFLWKGLIMTFFVVGMLIPIHSTLVPLFILMKQMSLLNTYWALILPYTAFALPTAIFVLTAYLTSVPRDIEEAAFIDGTGLWGLFTRIMLPMSVPALSTVTILSFLHAWNDFSFALVFINKTGLKTLPLAIANFADGYQTDYGLTLAAMTLSVIPTIILYLIFQEQVMKGMTAGAVKG, from the coding sequence ATGCCATCACCACGAAGCAGCTCGGGCCATCCGATTCGCCGCCTACGTAGCGGAATTGTTTGGACGCTGCTGACGGTCTATGGTATTTTAACATTGTATCCGTTCTACTGGCTCGTGATTAGTGCATTCAAAACAAATGAAGATTTCTATAGCAGGCCCTTTGGACTGCCGGAAAACTGGAATGTTGCCAATTTCAGCAATGCATGGGAAAGCTCCAGGCTGGGGACCGCTTTTGGCAATTCACTAATCGTATCGGTGGGGTCACTTATTCTGACGCTGTTTATTGCAGCGCTGGCTTCATTCATCCTGGCTCGTTTCCAGTTTCTCTGGAAAGGGTTAATCATGACCTTCTTTGTTGTGGGGATGCTCATTCCGATCCATAGTACACTTGTCCCTTTATTCATTCTGATGAAACAGATGTCATTGTTGAATACGTACTGGGCCTTAATCTTACCTTATACGGCTTTTGCACTGCCTACGGCAATTTTTGTGCTTACGGCTTATCTGACAAGTGTTCCACGTGACATTGAAGAGGCGGCTTTTATTGATGGAACAGGCCTGTGGGGGCTATTTACCCGAATTATGCTGCCGATGTCCGTCCCTGCGTTGTCCACGGTTACGATCCTGAGTTTCCTGCATGCGTGGAATGACTTTTCATTTGCGCTTGTGTTCATCAACAAAACCGGATTGAAAACGTTACCGCTGGCCATTGCGAACTTTGCGGATGGATATCAGACGGATTACGGATTAACGCTTGCTGCCATGACCCTGTCGGTCATTCCAACCATTATTCTGTATCTTATATTCCAGGAACAGGTTATGAAAGGCATGACCGCAGGAGCTGTCAAAGGGTAA